Below is a window of Herminiimonas arsenicoxydans DNA.
ACGCTGACCGCAGCACAGGGTAATACCAGTATGCGCAAGCCATCCAGGCTGAAGTTGCGATTTTCCAGCCAGTAGGCAGCAACCGAAATCCATAAAGTTGCGGACAGCATGATCGCGAAGCCCATGCGCAAGGAACCGGACGTCACCACGTCCACCCACAGCGCGCCGCCATGCAACAGCCAGCCGAACAAGGTGCCCAGCGAAATGGCCATGCGGTTTTTCGACGGCAGACATGCGCACACCGCATAGCAAAAAGCAGCCAGAACAAATAAGTATGTATACATCGCTTAAGTTTACACCATGTGATTCGCAAACCAGCATCGGAGACATTGCCTGCTTCCCGCCGGGATGGATTTCGCTGAGCGGCCGTGCCATATATCGGGCAGCATATTCCTCCGCCGCGAAATAATTACTACGACATTACCATCAGCCAAGAAAAAACGCTTATACAACATACAGCCCAGGCAGCAAGTCCGGCATTCCGCCATTTCGGCGCAATCCGCTTGCAAGCCCGGTCATCCGCCACCGCATCGGGTAAAATGACGTCTGCCTGCGTCGCCTGCGTATGTTTCGCCGCGCCGCGCTTCACCTCTAACGCACCACCCTTACATTAATCGCCACCATCCATGCTCGACAATCTCACCCAACGCCTTGCCAAAGCGGTCAAAACCATGCGCGGAGAAGCGCGCCTGACCGAATCGAATACCGCAGAAATGCTGCGCGAAGTCCGGCTCGCCTTGCTGGAAGCCGACGTTGCACTACCCGCCGTCAGGGAATTCATCGGCCGAGTCAAGGAAAAGGCGATGGGCGAAGATGTCATCGGCGCGCTCTCGCCGGGACAGGCGCTGGTCGGCGTCGTACAGCGCGAACTGGCTGCCATCATGGGCGCCGATCTGGGACCGGAAGCTTCGCAACTCAATTTCGCCACCCAGCCGCCTGCAATTATCCTGATGGCAGGTTTGCAGGGTGCGGGTAAAACCACCACCGTCGGCAAGCTGGCGAAATATCTGCGCGAGCAAAAGAAGAAAAAAGTCCTGACCGTTTCCGCCGACGTCTATCGTCCGGCAGCAATCGGCCAGTTGAAAACGGTGACAGAACAAGTCGGTGCCGACTTCTTCCCGTCAGAAATTACCGACAAACCGGTGGATATTGCACTGGCGGCGCTGGATTACGCCAAGCGCCATTATCACGACGTCCTGATCATCGATACCGCCGGCCGTCTCGGCATAGATGAAGCGATGATGCAGGAAATCTCGGCCATACACGCTGCGGTCAAGCCTATCGAAACCCTGTTCGTCGTCGATGCAATGCTGGGGCAGGATGCGATCAACACCGCCAAAGCCTTCAGCGATGCACTACCGCTGACCGGTATCGTCCTGACCAAGCTGGACGGCGATTCGCGCGGCGGTGCAGCACTGTCGGTACGCCACATTACCGGCAAGCCGATCAAGTTCGCCGGCGTAGCGGAAAAACTGGATGGCCTCGAAGCCTTCGATCCGGTCCGGATGGCGGATCGCATTCTCGGCATGGGCGACATCCTGGCACTGGTCGAAGAAGCGCGCAAAGGCGTGGACATGGATGCCGCAGCCGGTTTGGCGCAAAAGATCAAGGTGGGCGGCAAGTTCGACCTGAACGACTTCAAATCGCAGCTCGCGCAGATGAAAAAAATGGGCGGCATGTCCAATCTGATGGATAAACTGCCGGCACAGCTGCAGCAGGCAGCCAGCGGCGCCAACATGGGCATGGCGGACAAGCAGGTGGTGCGCATGGAAGGCATCATCAATTCGATGACGCCGCAAGAGCGCGCCAAGCCCGACTTGATCAAGGCCTCGCGCAAACGCCGCATCGCCACCGGCGCCGGCGTGCAGGTGCAGGAAGTGAACCGCATGCTGGCGCAATTCGATCAAATGCAGTCGATGATGAAGAAACTCAAAGGCGGCAATATGATGAAAATGATGCGCGGCATGAAAGGCATGTTGCCCGGCATGCGCTGATTTTCGCATCTGGCAAGGCAGCGCCAGCCCGGCCGACGCCGGGCTTTTTTCATGCTACGGTCCTTTCATGAACGCCTCTATGCTGCAATGCCGATTCCGGAATTGCTGGTGCCGACAGGATTTCCCATCTTCAAAATCGGTACAAAAGATAGTCTTCACTTCCCCCCAAAATCCCATTCATCCATCGGCTCGGATCAGGCAAATCTGAATCGCGTGGCCCGAATGCTGGATCCGCCGTTTTCTCCCTGTGATCCCTGCGTGGCGCGCAACCTACAAATACCCCGTGAAACACTCAAAAAACACTTGCGTGGCGGTAAAATCCGCACCACTATTAGCGGTGCGTGAAGTGGCGCAATTTCCCAACACAATGTGAAGGAGGTTTGAAGATGGCAACAGCCAAAAAACCAGCGGCCAAAAAACCGGCCGCCAAGAAACCCGTAGCAAAAAAAGTAGTCGCTAAAAAAGCAGCCCCTGCCAAGAAAGCAGCTCCTGCAAAAAAAGTAGCTGCTAAAAAACCAGTAGCGAAAAAAGTCGCAGTAAAAAAACCGGCAGCAAAAAAAGTAGCTGCTAAAAAACCGGCGACTGCACGCAAGCCTAACGCTGCGTTCATGAAACCAGTAACACCGTCCACAGTTCTGGCCGCTGTTATCGGCGCTGCACCGGCACCACGCACTGAAGTAACCAAAAAAGTGTGGGAATACATCAAGAAGTTCAAACTGCAAAACCCAGAAAACAAACGCATGATCGATGCGGATGACAAACTGAAAGCAGTCTTTGGTGGCAAGAAACAAGTATCGATGTTCGAGATGACCAAACTCATCTCCGGTCACTTGAAATAATTTTTCAGGTACCAAACAAAAACGCCCGCATCGCGCGGGCGTTTTTGTTTCTGCTGTAATCCTTGTATATTTCCCAGTGCTGTCGCCGTTCCATTCCGGCGCGATGCGCCTGCATCAGGGATGATGTTCCCATTTTCTCCAGGATGCCAATACCGCATTCGGATATTCGGCCC
It encodes the following:
- a CDS encoding Conserved hypothetical protein (Evidence 4 : Homologs of previously reported genes of unknown function), which produces MATAKKPAAKKPAAKKPVAKKVVAKKAAPAKKAAPAKKVAAKKPVAKKVAVKKPAAKKVAAKKPATARKPNAAFMKPVTPSTVLAAVIGAAPAPRTEVTKKVWEYIKKFKLQNPENKRMIDADDKLKAVFGGKKQVSMFEMTKLISGHLK
- a CDS encoding Hypothetical protein (Evidence 5 : No homology to any previously reported sequences), whose product is MPIPELLVPTGFPIFKIGTKDSLHFPPKSHSSIGSDQANLNRVARMLDPPFSPCDPCVARNLQIPRETLKKHLRGGKIRTTISGA
- the ffh gene encoding Signal recognition particle protein (Fifty-four homolog) (Evidence 2a : Function of homologous gene experimentally demonstrated in an other organism; PubMedId : 91068003, 93063266, 95337151, 96032391, 99326417, 1279430, 1331806, 217177; Product type t : transporter) is translated as MLDNLTQRLAKAVKTMRGEARLTESNTAEMLREVRLALLEADVALPAVREFIGRVKEKAMGEDVIGALSPGQALVGVVQRELAAIMGADLGPEASQLNFATQPPAIILMAGLQGAGKTTTVGKLAKYLREQKKKKVLTVSADVYRPAAIGQLKTVTEQVGADFFPSEITDKPVDIALAALDYAKRHYHDVLIIDTAGRLGIDEAMMQEISAIHAAVKPIETLFVVDAMLGQDAINTAKAFSDALPLTGIVLTKLDGDSRGGAALSVRHITGKPIKFAGVAEKLDGLEAFDPVRMADRILGMGDILALVEEARKGVDMDAAAGLAQKIKVGGKFDLNDFKSQLAQMKKMGGMSNLMDKLPAQLQQAASGANMGMADKQVVRMEGIINSMTPQERAKPDLIKASRKRRIATGAGVQVQEVNRMLAQFDQMQSMMKKLKGGNMMKMMRGMKGMLPGMR